TATTTAATTAGTTTTAGTCCTTCAAATTAACTGTGTTTATGAGACAATACCTGCTGCCGGCACTGTTGGCCATTACCGTTCCGGTATGTGCACAACAGCAAGAGAATGATTCCCTGGCCATGAGACATTTGGCTACTGAAATACTGACACATAGCAAAGCATACGAGAATCTGAGAGAGCTTACCCAGCAGGTAGGCGGTCGTCTGGCGGGCTCGCCACAGATGGTAAAGGCTGAAAAGTGGGGCGCCAGGGTACTGAAAGACGCCGGTGCCGATACGGTGTATATGCAGGAATGCCAGGTGCCTCATTGGGTAAGAGGCGCAAAGGAAGAAGTACGCATCATCTCCCGTCGCCGTGATTTTATACCACCTTTAAATGTGCTGGCACTGGGTAATTCAGTAGGTAGTGCGCCATCCGGTATTACTGCTCCTGTCATCGAAGTGGCCTCTTTTGAAGACCTTGAAGCGAAAAAAGACCAGGTAAAAGGTAAGATCGTGTTTTACAATTATGCGTTCAATCCAGCATATATCCACACTTTTGAGTCTTACGGTGATGCTGTGAAATACCGTGGACAAGGGGCCAGCCGTGCCGCTAAATATGGTGCACTGGCAGTAGTGGTACGTTCCATGACTCATGGCGCTAACAACCTGCCACATACCGGTGCTTTGAGCTATGATGAATCTGCTCCGAAGATCCCGGCTGTGGCTATCGGTCTGGAAGACGCTGAGCGCCTGAGCAACCGCCTGAAAAGCGATGTAGACATGAAACTCTACTTCCGTACCAACTGTAAAATGCTGCCTGATACCACCGGTCATAATGTGATAGGTGAGATCCGTGGTACAGAACATCCGGAACAGATCATCACCGTAGGTGGTCACCTGGATTCCTGGGATGTAAATGAGGGGGCACATGATGATGGTACCGGTTGTGTACAGTCAGTAGAAATACTGCGTGCCTTTAAAGCGTTAGGTATTAAACCGAAGAACACCATCCGTATCGTACTGTTTGCCAACGAAGAAAATGGTGCACGCGGTGGAAAGAAATATGCCGCAGAAGCGAAAGCAAAAGGAGAGCAGCATATATTCGCATTAGAAAGTGATGCCGGTGGTTTTACCCCACGAGGTTTCTCTCTGATGATGCCGGATGCAAAACGTGCAAAGATCCAGTCCTGGGCGCCGTTGTTCCTGCCATATGATGTATATGATTTCAGTGGTGTTGGCGGAGGCGTGGACGTAGGACAGCTGTACGAAGCAATCGGTACTCCAATGGGAGAGCTGCTGCCTGATTCCCAGCGTTATTTCGACCTGCACCATGCTGCTAATGATACCTTTGAAGCCGTGAACAAGAGAGAACTGGAACTGGGCGCTTTCAGTATGGCCGGGCTGATCTACCTGATCGATAAATATGGATTATAATCCTTACCTGATCAAATAAACAATATGCGCAAATTTCTTTTTATGGTAGTCGGAGGCGTTCTGCTACTGTTCGTGCTGTTCTTCCTCTATAGATACTACTATGTATTTGGTAGTGGTGTAAAAGCGGGTGAACTGAACCTCTTTGTGAAAAAAGGTTATATCATGAAAACGTATGAAGGCCGCCTTATTCAGACGGGATACCGCTCTAAACAACCCGGAGCGCTGCAGTCCAATGAATTTAATTTCTCTGTTACGAATGAGCGTGTTGCACAGCAGTTACTGAGAGCCAGCGGTAAGTTCGTTGAGCTCCAGTACAATGAGTATCAGGGAGCGTTGCCATGGAGAGGTGTTAGTAATTTTGTGGTAGACAGTGTGTTGTCGATCAGAGACGTGAACTATTAAATTAGGAATTACTAGTTAGCAATTTGAGCTGCTTATTGCAGCTGGAATAAAAGAAGGCGCCTGATCTAATTATTAGATCAGGCGCTTTGTTTTATAAGCCAGAAGTTTATTTTTAACCGGCATAATTCCTAATTCCCAATTCTTAACTTCCTCCCTGTGCCATCAGCAGGAAGATGGCTGGTTTCTTATGCAGCTCAGGTATTTGCTGTTTCCATTCTTTCACCGTCTTTGTCCGGATGAATTCTTCCGGGCCGGTAATATCAGCAGCTACACATACCTGCGTGTCGTCTTTACAATTATTCAGGATATCCTTGAATACATGGTTGTTACGATAGGGTGTTTCTATGAAGAGTTGTGTTTGCCGTTTCTTCAGTGACTGCATTTCCAGGTCACGGATAGCCTTCACTCTTTCCGGTGGTTTTA
The DNA window shown above is from Chitinophaga agri and carries:
- a CDS encoding M20/M25/M40 family metallo-hydrolase codes for the protein MRQYLLPALLAITVPVCAQQQENDSLAMRHLATEILTHSKAYENLRELTQQVGGRLAGSPQMVKAEKWGARVLKDAGADTVYMQECQVPHWVRGAKEEVRIISRRRDFIPPLNVLALGNSVGSAPSGITAPVIEVASFEDLEAKKDQVKGKIVFYNYAFNPAYIHTFESYGDAVKYRGQGASRAAKYGALAVVVRSMTHGANNLPHTGALSYDESAPKIPAVAIGLEDAERLSNRLKSDVDMKLYFRTNCKMLPDTTGHNVIGEIRGTEHPEQIITVGGHLDSWDVNEGAHDDGTGCVQSVEILRAFKALGIKPKNTIRIVLFANEENGARGGKKYAAEAKAKGEQHIFALESDAGGFTPRGFSLMMPDAKRAKIQSWAPLFLPYDVYDFSGVGGGVDVGQLYEAIGTPMGELLPDSQRYFDLHHAANDTFEAVNKRELELGAFSMAGLIYLIDKYGL